Within the bacterium genome, the region TCGGAACCCGCGTCTTCGGCCCCGTGGGTCGCGAGCTGAGGGAAAAGAAGTTCATGAAGATCGTTTCCCTTGCGGCAGAGGTAGTATGATTAAGCGCGGTCTTGCTAAGGAGCGGCGCAAGAAGTTCCTTGTCAAGAAGAATGACACGGTCTTGGTGATCACAGGCGACGAGCGTGGCAAGCGTGGTCGTGTTCTTCACGTTCTTCACAAGCGTAACTCTATCCTGATAGAAAACGTCAATTTCATAAGACGTTCTACTAAAGCGAAGCGTGTCGATCAGAAGGGCGGGATTGTTGAGAAGGAAGGCCCTGTGAGAATATCTAATGTGATGTTGGTCTGCGCTAACTGCGACAGGCCGACGAGGATAGCGCACAAGACGCTTTCTGATGGTCGTAAGGTTAGGGTCTGCAAGAAATGCGGCGAGATGATATAGGGGCGTTGAGGTGAGCAAGTTTCTTGCGTTTTATAGAGAAGAAGTAGTGCCCAAGCTGACAGAGGAGTTTGGCTACAAGAACGTGCATGAGGTTCCGCGGCTTTTGAAGATCGTGATCAACGTAGGGGTTGGGGAGGCTATTCAGAACTTGAAGCTTTTGGACGAGGCGGCTGCGGAGTTGGCCCAGATCACTGGCCAGAAGGCGGCGATACGGCGTGCTAGGAAGTCGATAGCGGGCTTCAAGCTTCGGGCTAAGATGCCAATTGGTTGTTCCGTGACGCTTCGCGGAAGGCGGATGTATGAGTTTTACGATCGGCTGGTGAATGCTGGGTTGCCTCGTGTGAGGGATTTCAGGGGTGTTTCGGACCGGGCCTTTGACGGTCGTGGGAACTACACGCTTGGGATATTGGAGCAGATAATTTTTCCAGAGATAGATTATGACAAGGTGAGCCGTATCCACGGGCTTTCGGTAACTATTGTGACCACAGCAAGGCGGGACGATGAGGCCCGGCAGCTCTTGGCTCATCTGGGTATGCCTTTCAAGAGGGCCTAGTTGCTGGACGGTTGATTCGCCCCACTAAGTTGTGACAGGGATAATATGGCAAAGAAATCGCTGATAGCTAAATGGAAGATGGTGCCCAAGTTCAAGGTTCGCGCCTACAACCGGTGCAAGATCTGCGGTAGGTCCAGAGGTTATTTGAGGAAGTTTGAGATGTGTAGAATATGTTTTCGGAATCTTGCTCGAGAGGGTGAGCTTCCGGGTGTTAGAAAGGCTAGTTGGTAGGGGTTTTGAGGCGATGATGACTGACCCGATTGCCGATATGCTGACGAGGATAAGAAACGCCAGCCAGGTTGGGCACA harbors:
- the rplE gene encoding 50S ribosomal protein L5 produces the protein MSKFLAFYREEVVPKLTEEFGYKNVHEVPRLLKIVINVGVGEAIQNLKLLDEAAAELAQITGQKAAIRRARKSIAGFKLRAKMPIGCSVTLRGRRMYEFYDRLVNAGLPRVRDFRGVSDRAFDGRGNYTLGILEQIIFPEIDYDKVSRIHGLSVTIVTTARRDDEARQLLAHLGMPFKRA
- a CDS encoding uL14 family ribosomal protein; this encodes GTRVFGPVGRELREKKFMKIVSLAAEVV
- a CDS encoding type Z 30S ribosomal protein S14; its protein translation is MAKKSLIAKWKMVPKFKVRAYNRCKICGRSRGYLRKFEMCRICFRNLAREGELPGVRKASW
- the rplX gene encoding 50S ribosomal protein L24 → MIKRGLAKERRKKFLVKKNDTVLVITGDERGKRGRVLHVLHKRNSILIENVNFIRRSTKAKRVDQKGGIVEKEGPVRISNVMLVCANCDRPTRIAHKTLSDGRKVRVCKKCGEMI